The Silene latifolia isolate original U9 population chromosome Y, ASM4854445v1, whole genome shotgun sequence sequence AGAGGAAAAACAGGATCACAATTCACAATAAGTTGTCTTTAAAGCAATCATCGTAGCTAAGTACTTTAGAATTCATGTaaaacctcaaaaaaaaaatcagaaagaaCTGTCATGAAGCCATTGAAACTAGGCGGTATAGGTTTCGTAAAGGTTGGATACAATTTGTAGAAGCAAAATGGACTAATATGAGAACTTCGTAGAACAAAACAAATAATGTACAGTTATCTTAATTGGTTTCCAAATGGTATGTGTTGATTTTAAACAAACAAAAAATTAACATAACATTATCCAAGCAAGAAGGCTTCACTTAAGAAAAAAAAGCAGTCAGCTTTAATCCTAGAATCTTTGGATGCTGACGTAGTGCATAACCAACTCAAACCAATCACCACGAAATGGCAATAGGGCTATATGgataaatggagggagtatattctaATTATAGTGTTAAATGGAGTCAAACTTTGTAATTACAACAGACAATAAATATGCAGCAAAGTTTTACATGGGAATTTTAGTTACATTCAACTCTTTCGTAAATTAAGCACATAACTATCAATTGGCGAATAGAAATTTTTAGATTGGCAACGAGAAACAGTAAGTGTCTTGAATATTGACGGAGAGAGCTGGATGAATGAAATACAAATCAAATATATAATGAAAATGTTAGATGAATAAGGACATCAAAGGAAATACCTCTATTAGATTGTGTATTCCTCACATTATAGCTTCCAATAAAACCTTCAGTGGAATTAGATGCAACATTTGCAGTAGTATTACCCATACCAAAACCAAATGATGCAGAGATATCTAATTCAGGAGAACCAGAACGCCACGTACTGTCTTCATATGATGGCCCACTATGATACAGGTCTGCATAAGACGTATCAAAACCACCTGTTGATATAGAAAAAGAAGGTGGTAGAGTTGGCTCTGTCACATGAGATCTTCCATAATTCCCACTTCTCAAGCCATAAGTGACATCGCCAAAGCCGTGCCCAAGATTCCTACTATTAAACCCAGACCCTCTACTTCCAGTTTGTTGAGGAATAGGTGTTGAAGCCCAGTTTGATTCACTATTTCCAAATGGAACTCCAATGTTTCCAGCACTAGAACCAAACAAACCAGAAGGGCTGGTGGGGTTTGTGGAATTACTAAATGACCCGTTTCGCCAAAGATTACGGGTTGTCGAGCTTCCCAAAGAATCGCCTCTTCCACTACCCCCATTATAACCAATCGGGCTGATATACCTGTTCGAGTTGCCGTCATAATAAGGTCCCAAAACCCGGGCATAGTTCTGACTGTTACTAAGATTTGAATTTGCACTATAACCAGCATTAATCATTGGCTCCATACCCATTCCAAACCCAGGATTTCCAAATGGGGGAGGTCCACTTCGACCGGTAACAAGAGGATTCAGTCTACCATATCCTCCTATAGTGCTAAGATTGTAGCCTTGAGCATAACTGTTGATAAAGTTACTACCCCTACTCATGCCATAATTATATCCTAGGAGGGGGCTGCGACTAGGACCTGGTGATAACTCTTTTGGGACAGCCCTCTTGACTTCAACCATTTTTCCATTGAGTTCATGGAAAGTTTTGTGCAATACCCTATCGACAGCATCCTCCGAATCATAAGTAATAAAGCCAAATCCTCTGGGCCTTTGGGTGTTGTGATCATACATCACCACAACATCGGTAATGTTGCCAAAGTTATCAAAGTAGTTTTTGAAGTCATTCTCTGTGACTGTTGACGCCAATCCTCCCACAAATATTTTTTTGGTTCGTCCAAGCCCAGGAGATCCTTGGACGCTATTGCTGGTGCGACTTAATATCTGCTGATCATCCCTTGGGACAGCTTTCTTTGCTTCAACCTAAGCACAACACAGCCAAAAAGACCAGTcaaaaacattatatttttggatAGCAGAATTGAACCTAAATAAAGTGTTTAAGCGATCAATGCATGATCAGAATATGTATGTGAACGAAAAAATGTGGCAAATGAGTTTCAGTCCACAACAGAATCGAAGAAGAACAAGGAGCACCAAACAACAACTTCATCCCAATGCCTCAAGGGCTCCTGGAAATAACGGGGTAAGGAGAGGTCTCATGTACGCAACCTTACCACTTTGTTAAAAGACAAATGCTGAAAATTGCATCGAGAATGACATCAAATCCAATTTAGTAAACAATTTACTCTATTTGATCATAATCCATGACCAACGATAGCGAGTCTTTAGCTCCATTAGAAATAGAATTCGGATGATCAATGAGCAAAAGATACAAAATGTAACATTGGCAATTCTCAAAGGAGCTAAGGCAAGTGAGAGGC is a genomic window containing:
- the LOC141629312 gene encoding heterogeneous nuclear ribonucleoprotein 1-like, whose amino-acid sequence is MQSDLGKLFIGGISWDTDEDRLKEYFGQYGEIVEAVIMRDRITGRARGFGFIVFADPVVAERVVMEKHMIDGRSVEAKKAVPRDDQQILSRTSNSVQGSPGLGRTKKIFVGGLASTVTENDFKNYFDNFGNITDVVVMYDHNTQRPRGFGFITYDSEDAVDRVLHKTFHELNGKMVEVKRAVPKELSPGPSRSPLLGYNYGMSRGSNFINSYAQGYNLSTIGGYGRLNPLVTGRSGPPPFGNPGFGMGMEPMINAGYSANSNLSNSQNYARVLGPYYDGNSNRYISPIGYNGGSGRGDSLGSSTTRNLWRNGSFSNSTNPTSPSGLFGSSAGNIGVPFGNSESNWASTPIPQQTGSRGSGFNSRNLGHGFGDVTYGLRSGNYGRSHVTEPTLPPSFSISTGGFDTSYADLYHSGPSYEDSTWRSGSPELDISASFGFGMGNTTANVASNSTEGFIGSYNVRNTQSNRGIAT